The following DNA comes from Oceanococcus atlanticus.
GACCTCGTTGCGGTTTCTGCAGACAGCGAAGCACAGCTGCGTTCTCATCTGGAGAAGCTGGATGTGGATTTTCCTTTGCTCTGCGGGCTGGACATTGAGCACATGCAAAGCCTGGGTTTGTACATTTCCGACCCGCGGTCTGCGCAGGAAACCGATCATCCGTTCGCCGAGCCGGGCCTCTTCGTCGTGAATGAAGACGGTCTTCTTCAGGTCGTTGATATCTCGAACAATCCATTTGTGCGGCCGGATATCAAAACGCTGGTCTCTGGCCTGAAGTGGATTCGCGATCCCAAGAACAGCTATCCGATTCGAGGCATGCGTAGTTATGGCGATTGAACGTTGTACGATCCCTGTTTGCCGCCCAATTTAAGTAAACCGACCCTAATGAACGTTGTAACCGAAGTACCAGAACTTGAGGCGCTATTCGCTGACTGCAAGAAGGTGATCGGTCCGGACTTCGCCGGGTACCGCAATCATGTTTACCGCATGCTCAACTACTGCCTGCTTCTTCATGACTGCAACGATGAGGACCGACAAAAGCTGGCCATCGCAGGCGTGTTCCATGACATCGGCATCTGGACCGCAAGCACGATTGACTACATTGATCCGTCTGCAGCAGAGGCTGCTCGGTATCTGGTCGATAGCGGCCTGGAGCCATGGCAGGAAGAAATCTGTCTGATGATCACCGAACACCATAAGCTGAGTTCGGCCGAGGATGTGCGATATCCTCTGGTGGAGGTGTTCCGCCGGGCTGATCTGGTCGATTTCTCTTTGGGGCTGTTCAAGTGCGGCTTGTCATCAGGCCAGATCAAAGCCGTTAAGGCGGCACTTCCCAACGCAGGTTTTCACCAAGGCCTGGTGCGCAAGGCTCTGCGTTGGTTTATCCGCCACCCATTGAATCCAGCGCCCATGTTTAAGCGGTAGTCACGAAATCCCATTGCGCACCCAAAAAGCGATCAAATGGCTGATTTGTGCCTAAAGCGGAACTGGCGAGCAATTCCCAGCCAATTCCGCTTTAGGCACCTACTCAGCTATCGCCAATATACCCAGGCAGTTCACTAGCTTGTGAGACTTCATAGCCAGCGCAGCTCTGTCAGCGGTTGTGCCAGGATCCACAGGCCCGAGACCGTCAGACCAATCATCAGGATCAACATGGGAACCTGGCTGAGCATAGCGTCTCTGCGTGTGGGAAACAGCTGCAGGGCGACGCGGTGTGCGATGAACACGCTCAAGATGTGGCCCAGCAGGATCAGCATCACCTGCCCGTGCCAAATCCAGCTCACATCTGGCAGGATCGGAGCACGCAACCAATGGGCTGTGCCGAACAGATCCCATTTTCGGCCGAAGGGGTCCGAGATCAAACTGACGATCTTGAGCCCATGCGCCAACACCAGCGTGGTGTAGTGGGTTATGTGATACGCAAGGGCGATCGGCAACAGGGAATAACCGAAATCCAGAGCCAGCTCCCGAATGGGGCGCGGCGTACCGGTGAACCAGCGGGCCAGGCTCAGTGCCAGCAGATAGGCGCCCAGATACACAAAAGGCGCCATCAAAAGCCACAACGACTCCCACAGTTTGTACCAGGGCAGCAGGGTGGCTGATGCCTGGAAGGGCGAAGCGCCCTGCCACAAGGTCAGCAACCCTGTTGGGTCTGACCAGAACACACTGACCCACCACTGGGTGGCTTTGAGCCCATCAAAAGCCGTGGTGGCCAGCATGGCCAAAGCAAACACCAGCGTGCTCAGATGCTTGGGTCGCTCTGTGATCAAGCCGGAGCAAGGCCAGCGCAGACGCAAGCGACGGGGGGTAAGGGCATCCCCGCGTTGATAGTCGATGGGACCGAGCAATGCAATCAGACGGAACAGGACAGAGAAGAATTCGCAATATTGAAACCAGGCGGACGCCCCTACCAGCCAAACGCCCAATAGATTCAGCAAGGAGTATCCGGTGAGGAAAACGGCCAACGAAACGGGGTGCCCATTGCCGAACAACTCAAACCAGACAAAGCCCAGGTACATCGCCAGGGCGGGCCAATGGCCCAGGCCTGCCGGGTAGGCCATGCGCCCCCGAGTCCAGCCTTTCCATACGCGCTCCAGGCCATCGGCCAGGGTGCGCCAGGGATTGAGGGCGGCAAAGAAATTGCCGCTCAGCAAGGTGAGATAGGGAAACAGCAGGGCGAAGGTCACCCAAAAAAAGGTCAGGCCGAAGTTTCTGGCCGGGTCCCGACTGCCCACAAAGCCGGCCGCGATACACAGCAAAAGAACGAGCACACCGAGCAGTCGCAGCGCTGGCACAAGTTGGCGTAAGGCCCACGCAAAACGGCCGGCACTAATATCCAGGAAGCGGGCTTGGGCAGGCTCACGCGGCCCTCCCAAGACCAGTCCAGCCATCATGAAGGACAGCACCAGCGTGGCCGCCGCCGACCAGCCGTACAACCACAATGGCACCGGCAGGTTGTAAAGCGCGCCAATCCCGTGGGCCTGCGCGGCCGCTGGCATCAGCAGGGTGGTTGAGATCAGGCCCGCGTAGACATACACACGCCGCGTGGCGCCTGGAGCCACCACGGCGGTGTTATTGCAGCGGTTTCTCACCTATTCAGGGACGCTCTCGGGTACAGGTCGCGTGCGGGCATCGGCTGAGGCTGCCAGGGTTTGCTCCCACATCTGCAGGTAGGTTTCTGCCGAGTTATAGAGAGTGTCCAGCGCGGCCTGCCCGCCTTCCAGGCGAATTTCCTCGACGATGTCGGCAATCATGCCGTAGTGATACATGCCCGATTCGTTCACATCCCAAATGCGCCCGTCGGCTCCTGGAACGCTGAGCAACTCCACCGTGATCGGGGCGACGCCATCAAACTGCGGCCCCCAACCCTCGCCCTGGAACATCTGGAAGGGATAGCTCACCGGGCCAGTTTCCATGATCCGGGCCATACCGCGCGGGCCCGGCAGTGTGCGCAGGCCATTGGCATCCGCGCCATAGCCGGCGGAGAACGGCCGATCGGTGCCGGACAACTCCCACTGCTCGTTCAGACGGGCCAGAAAGTCGACATGGCCTTTGCCGTTCTTGTTGATGGGATAAATAATTCCGCCTTGCTGAATCATTTGTCGCACCTGGGCGTTGGTCAGGCCGCCCTGAGCGTCATGACCAGACACCATCGGGTACGCCGGCGAGGTTGTGCTGGCGTGGTCCAGCATGATCTGCTTGCTGCGCAACTCAGCGTGGTCGATGTCGATGACAAAGCCTTTCTTCATCATCTTGTCGATGGCGTAGATACCCAGGTCCGTAACTGAGCGCTGGTTACACTGCCGACCGGTCGACGTCAGCGTGGGGGTCAGGCCATTGGTCAGATCCAGAATGGCCGCAGTGATCGGATCACCGCCGAGCATCAACGGAGCGGCCAGAGAGTTGTAGCCGGCGTTGTGGAAATAGGTCTCGCCTTCGCCACCATCCGGGCAATCGTAGGTTTCGAAAAAGCGCCCGGTGCCGATGAAGTTGAAGAACTCCAGCACGTTGCTGGTGCCGAACAAACCGGCACCGCCCAGAGCGCTGTCCACATCGTGATAGGGGAAGACCTGACGCACGCCAAGGTCCCAGATGCGATCAATCTCTGCATCAATCTGAGCACGATCGCACTGGGGCAGCTCGCTCCCGTCAGGCAGGAAGGTCACGTTGCAGCCGAAGATGTTGGAAAACTCCAGGCCGGGCACCACGGCCAACTTGCCGTCGGCAATCACCTGCCGTGCTTCAGCGGGGCTACCAACGATGCGGTAAAAGCCTTTGCCGGGACCACCGAACTGGGCGTCGATGTAGTTCTGAATCTCGTAAAGATATTCCACCTGAGACACCCCGACTTCCATGTCGCGGCATTCCAGGCCGATCGGACTCTGGCCACGCGTCGGACCGGTGATCTGTGCAACTTGGCACAGGGCTTCAATATTGGTGCCATGGATGGTCATCAATCGGAGTCCGGCCATCCAGGCGCGTTCCACCCAGCGCCAGTACATCTGTTGGTGCAGCATGGAATCGTGAAACGGCCAGTCCACGAAGCTGGGCCAACCCTGGGTGTCGTGCGTTTGTCCCGGGGTCATGTCCAGAATCAGCGCTTCCGGATCGGTGATGCCATTGGGGCCGTGATAGGCCTGGCAATTCTTCAGCGCCTCGGTCACGCCAAAACGGTTTACCGCCTGCCCGTACATCACGCCACCAGCAGACGGACCGACATTGCCGCTGCCATCGGACATCTCACTGCCCATGGCCATATGGGTGTGCACTTCGGCAAAGCCCAAAGCCGGTGCATTGACGTCACCCTTGAAGGTTTGTCCGCTCACGGCCAGCGGCATCTCCGGATAGTCCGCGCAGCCGGTGGCACGCTCAAATTGCAAGGCTGCCGGAGTACTCCCCAGAATCAGCTCTCCGCCATCGGCCACTTCCAGCATGCCGCCGAGGGTGCCGGCATTCAGCACATTGCCAGCTTCGCTGAAAGTCCAGTCCGAACCGTCTTCCGGGGCTGACTGGGGCACGGCGCTGACAGACGAGCCCGCCGCCGTAAGCAGCATCTCATCGGGGGTGTAAAACAAATACCGGGCCAGGTTGGCGGCGCGCATGTAAAAGCGCTCGGCTTGCTCGGCGTTTTCGCCGACAGCGGCAAAACCCTCGCCGTCGCGAATCACATAGCGGCCATCGGCCTGCATCACCCAACACTGGTTATAGAGGTCATATTTACCCAAAGTGTCAGGCGTTGCGGGGCCACCGGGGCCTGTTGAATCCGCAGAACGACCGCCGTTACAGGCTGACAGCGTGATAAGGGTGAGGGCAGCAAACAGCCCAAAACGAGGGGTAGACAGTGGGCGCACGGCGGTTTCGATTTTCATTGTTATGACTCCCTAGCGAGTGTCAGCACGCGCTGATACCCATAGGCGATGGGACAATCGCATAGCGTGCGACATAGACTTTGAAGCGTCCAGTGCTTCGGCGTGGCAAATACTTAGCTAGTTCTAGATCGGCTTTTCAATCTCGTACAGTGCATCATCGATGTCTTGCAGCTTGCCTTCTAAAACGGCTCGGGCGTCTCTTAGCCCCACGTTGTAAAACGCACCGCCAATTTTTTCGGCGAAAAAGTCGAGCAGGAATTCGGCCTGGAACTGCCCTATTTCCTGGTCCAGTTCCTCAGAGAAATACAGCTTGATCTGGTTGACGATCGCGTCTTTCTCCTCCTGCGTAAATTCAACAATCGCCATGAGAGCTACCGCCTGAATGAG
Coding sequences within:
- a CDS encoding peroxiredoxin-like family protein, with amino-acid sequence MNAKIEAGAKFPNITALNLEGQRIEIGKPTNGADWRMVVVYRGRHCPMCTKYLNKLEEHREKLRETGIDLVAVSADSEAQLRSHLEKLDVDFPLLCGLDIEHMQSLGLYISDPRSAQETDHPFAEPGLFVVNEDGLLQVVDISNNPFVRPDIKTLVSGLKWIRDPKNSYPIRGMRSYGD
- a CDS encoding HD domain-containing protein gives rise to the protein MNVVTEVPELEALFADCKKVIGPDFAGYRNHVYRMLNYCLLLHDCNDEDRQKLAIAGVFHDIGIWTASTIDYIDPSAAEAARYLVDSGLEPWQEEICLMITEHHKLSSAEDVRYPLVEVFRRADLVDFSLGLFKCGLSSGQIKAVKAALPNAGFHQGLVRKALRWFIRHPLNPAPMFKR
- a CDS encoding peptidase M19 translates to MKIETAVRPLSTPRFGLFAALTLITLSACNGGRSADSTGPGGPATPDTLGKYDLYNQCWVMQADGRYVIRDGEGFAAVGENAEQAERFYMRAANLARYLFYTPDEMLLTAAGSSVSAVPQSAPEDGSDWTFSEAGNVLNAGTLGGMLEVADGGELILGSTPAALQFERATGCADYPEMPLAVSGQTFKGDVNAPALGFAEVHTHMAMGSEMSDGSGNVGPSAGGVMYGQAVNRFGVTEALKNCQAYHGPNGITDPEALILDMTPGQTHDTQGWPSFVDWPFHDSMLHQQMYWRWVERAWMAGLRLMTIHGTNIEALCQVAQITGPTRGQSPIGLECRDMEVGVSQVEYLYEIQNYIDAQFGGPGKGFYRIVGSPAEARQVIADGKLAVVPGLEFSNIFGCNVTFLPDGSELPQCDRAQIDAEIDRIWDLGVRQVFPYHDVDSALGGAGLFGTSNVLEFFNFIGTGRFFETYDCPDGGEGETYFHNAGYNSLAAPLMLGGDPITAAILDLTNGLTPTLTSTGRQCNQRSVTDLGIYAIDKMMKKGFVIDIDHAELRSKQIMLDHASTTSPAYPMVSGHDAQGGLTNAQVRQMIQQGGIIYPINKNGKGHVDFLARLNEQWELSGTDRPFSAGYGADANGLRTLPGPRGMARIMETGPVSYPFQMFQGEGWGPQFDGVAPITVELLSVPGADGRIWDVNESGMYHYGMIADIVEEIRLEGGQAALDTLYNSAETYLQMWEQTLAASADARTRPVPESVPE
- a CDS encoding DUF2164 domain-containing protein, with the protein product MAIVEFTQEEKDAIVNQIKLYFSEELDQEIGQFQAEFLLDFFAEKIGGAFYNVGLRDARAVLEGKLQDIDDALYEIEKPI